The Parus major isolate Abel chromosome 4, Parus_major1.1, whole genome shotgun sequence genome has a window encoding:
- the SCARB2 gene encoding lysosome membrane protein 2 isoform X1, with product MKSLCLVTVGVLAMTLLIASISLLVAHVFQTVVDLQVKQGTVLKNGTETFEAWEDPPPPVYMQFYFFNVTNPLEVLQGATPLVEEIGPYTYREYRPRVHVQFLDNGTKVSALNPKTYVFEPEKSVGDPEVDLIRTVNIPAVTAMEWTRSTPMQFATEVLLLLYQESLFTVRSVHELLWGYRDRLLATIHVLHPEIDPIFGLFNKMNGTDDGEYVFLSGETNYLNFSRIVEWKGKESLSWWTTEACNMINGTDGTSFHPLISKDENIYIFSSDFCRSLFLVYDSSGAVAGVPTFRFVPSSMVFANTSVNPANAGFCVPAGNCPGTGVLNVSVCKQGAPIFLSAPHFYQADPKFVEDIEGMHPRKEYHETFLDINPLTGLVLQAAKRMQVNVHVRKLPEFFETGNIRTLIFPVMYINESVLIDEASASKLRHVLLEASVVTGIPFVIMALGIVFGIVFIVLVCRSQGTSEESTEEERSPLIRTS from the exons ATGAAGTCTCTGTGTCTCGTCACCGTGGGCGTCCTGGCCATGACGCTGCTCATCGCCAGCATCTCCTTGCTGGTCGCGCACGTCTTCCAGACGGTGGTGGATCTGCAGGTGAAGCAG GGAACAGTCCTGAAGAACGGCACTGAAACCTTTGAGGCCTGGGAGGACCCTCCCCCCCCAGTCTACATGCAGTTCTACTTCTTTAACGTGACAAATCCTTTGGAAGTGCTCCAAGGCGCTACTCCTCTCGTGGAGGAAATAGGACCCTACACCTACAG GGAATACAGGCCAAGAGTGCACGTCCAGTTTTTGGACAACGGAACCAAAGTGTCTGCTCTAAACCCAAAGACTTACGTATTTGAACCTGAGAAGTCAGTGGGAGACCCTGAAGTGGACCTGATCAGGACAGTAAATATTCCTGCAGTG ACTGCCATGGAGTGGACCAGGTCAACCCCCATGCAGTTTGccacagaggtgctgctgctcctgtacCAGGAGTCCCTGTTCACCGTCCGCAGCGTCCACGAGCTGCTGTGGGGCTACAGGGACAGGCTGCTGGCCACCATCCACGTCCTGCATCCTGAGATCGATCCCATCTTCGGCCTCTTCAACAAG ATGAACGGAACCGACGATGGAGAGTACGTTTTCCTGAGCGGGGAAACGAACTACCTGAACTTCTCCAGGATTGTGgagtggaaaggaaaaga GTCCTTGAGCTGGTGGACAACAGAGGCATGTAACATGATCAATGGCACAGATGGGACATCCTTTCACCCGCTGATCAGCAAAGATGAGAACATTTAcatcttttcttctgatttctgcaG gtCCCTTTTCCTGGTGTACGACAGCTCGGGAGCCGTGGCCGGGGTGCCCACGTTCCGCTTCGTGCCCTCCTCCATGGTGTTTGCCAACACCTCGGTGAACCCGGCCAACGCCGGCTTCTGCGTGCCCGCCGGCAACTGCCCCGGCACCGGCGTGCTCAACGTCAGCGTCTGCAAGCAGG GTGCTCCGATATTTCTGTCAGCTCCACATTTTTACCAGGCTGATCCAAAGTTTGTAGAGGACATAGAGGGGATGCATCCCAGAAAAGAATACCATGAGACATTTCTAGACATCAATCCT CTGACAGGGCTCGTCTTGCAGGCAGCCAAGCGGATGCAGGTCAACGTTCACGTCCGAAAATTACCTGAATTTTT TGAAACCGGCAACATCCGAACACTGATTTTCCCAGTGATGTATATAAATGAG aGTGTTCTGATTGATGAAGCATCTGCCAGCAAGCTCAGGCACGTCCTGCTGGAAGCCAGTGTTGTGACTGGGATCCCCTTTGTAATCATGGCTCTGGGAATTGTGTTTGGGATTGTTTTCATTGTGCTGGTGTGCAGGTCCCAGGGGACAAGTGAAGAG AGCACGGAAGAAGAGAGGTCCCCACTCATCAGGACTTCTTAG
- the SCARB2 gene encoding lysosome membrane protein 2 isoform X2, which translates to MKSLCLVTVGVLAMTLLIASISLLVAHVFQTVVDLQVKQGTVLKNGTETFEAWEDPPPPVYMQFYFFNVTNPLEVLQGATPLVEEIGPYTYREYRPRVHVQFLDNGTKVSALNPKTYVFEPEKSVGDPEVDLIRTVNIPAVTAMEWTRSTPMQFATEVLLLLYQESLFTVRSVHELLWGYRDRLLATIHVLHPEIDPIFGLFNKMNGTDDGEYVFLSGETNYLNFSRIVEWKGKESLSWWTTEACNMINGTDGTSFHPLISKDENIYIFSSDFCRSLFLVYDSSGAVAGVPTFRFVPSSMVFANTSVNPANAGFCVPAGNCPGTGVLNVSVCKQGAPIFLSAPHFYQADPKFVEDIEGMHPRKEYHETFLDINPLTGLVLQAAKRMQVNVHVRKLPEFFETGNIRTLIFPVMYINESVLIDEASASKLRHVLLEASVVTGIPFVIMALGIVFGIVFIVLVCRSQGTSEEGGEVLIDSE; encoded by the exons ATGAAGTCTCTGTGTCTCGTCACCGTGGGCGTCCTGGCCATGACGCTGCTCATCGCCAGCATCTCCTTGCTGGTCGCGCACGTCTTCCAGACGGTGGTGGATCTGCAGGTGAAGCAG GGAACAGTCCTGAAGAACGGCACTGAAACCTTTGAGGCCTGGGAGGACCCTCCCCCCCCAGTCTACATGCAGTTCTACTTCTTTAACGTGACAAATCCTTTGGAAGTGCTCCAAGGCGCTACTCCTCTCGTGGAGGAAATAGGACCCTACACCTACAG GGAATACAGGCCAAGAGTGCACGTCCAGTTTTTGGACAACGGAACCAAAGTGTCTGCTCTAAACCCAAAGACTTACGTATTTGAACCTGAGAAGTCAGTGGGAGACCCTGAAGTGGACCTGATCAGGACAGTAAATATTCCTGCAGTG ACTGCCATGGAGTGGACCAGGTCAACCCCCATGCAGTTTGccacagaggtgctgctgctcctgtacCAGGAGTCCCTGTTCACCGTCCGCAGCGTCCACGAGCTGCTGTGGGGCTACAGGGACAGGCTGCTGGCCACCATCCACGTCCTGCATCCTGAGATCGATCCCATCTTCGGCCTCTTCAACAAG ATGAACGGAACCGACGATGGAGAGTACGTTTTCCTGAGCGGGGAAACGAACTACCTGAACTTCTCCAGGATTGTGgagtggaaaggaaaaga GTCCTTGAGCTGGTGGACAACAGAGGCATGTAACATGATCAATGGCACAGATGGGACATCCTTTCACCCGCTGATCAGCAAAGATGAGAACATTTAcatcttttcttctgatttctgcaG gtCCCTTTTCCTGGTGTACGACAGCTCGGGAGCCGTGGCCGGGGTGCCCACGTTCCGCTTCGTGCCCTCCTCCATGGTGTTTGCCAACACCTCGGTGAACCCGGCCAACGCCGGCTTCTGCGTGCCCGCCGGCAACTGCCCCGGCACCGGCGTGCTCAACGTCAGCGTCTGCAAGCAGG GTGCTCCGATATTTCTGTCAGCTCCACATTTTTACCAGGCTGATCCAAAGTTTGTAGAGGACATAGAGGGGATGCATCCCAGAAAAGAATACCATGAGACATTTCTAGACATCAATCCT CTGACAGGGCTCGTCTTGCAGGCAGCCAAGCGGATGCAGGTCAACGTTCACGTCCGAAAATTACCTGAATTTTT TGAAACCGGCAACATCCGAACACTGATTTTCCCAGTGATGTATATAAATGAG aGTGTTCTGATTGATGAAGCATCTGCCAGCAAGCTCAGGCACGTCCTGCTGGAAGCCAGTGTTGTGACTGGGATCCCCTTTGTAATCATGGCTCTGGGAATTGTGTTTGGGATTGTTTTCATTGTGCTGGTGTGCAGGTCCCAGGGGACAAGTGAAGAG GGAGGGGAAGTTTTAATAGACTCAGAATAA